A section of the Candidatus Moraniibacteriota bacterium genome encodes:
- a CDS encoding DUF1768 domain-containing protein — protein MVAKYEANVYYLVRHGEAETNVLGIVSSVGGKREYSLTRRGRRAVSETAVFLEHEQPDFIISSPVLRTQQTAEILRDALSIPLTIDERLCEVRFGNFEETDYRAFLDFMAEHGGRIAGAPELGVEGYVDVRERVTSFLADVAGTFSGKKIVIVSHGDTLQEIHGELLGTPVGPSQDGWYPAKGSCLSVSRNGKAEYIPPLYFYSGHDELSNFFPASFSWRDRVWPTAEHAYQAAKYFETDKERSEAIRNASSPDAAKVLSKAARARRDPDWPAKKLAVMEEILRAKLERYPGIQRLLLSWGERELVEDSPEDGFWGRGPDGRGENHLGRLWMKLRSELINPAV, from the coding sequence ATGGTAGCTAAGTACGAAGCGAACGTTTACTACCTCGTCCGCCACGGTGAGGCGGAAACCAATGTCCTTGGTATCGTGAGTTCGGTCGGTGGCAAACGCGAGTATTCACTGACACGGCGTGGCAGACGGGCGGTCAGTGAGACAGCGGTGTTTCTCGAGCACGAACAGCCGGATTTTATCATCAGCTCGCCGGTCTTGCGCACTCAGCAGACCGCCGAGATTCTCCGTGACGCTCTCAGTATCCCACTGACAATTGATGAGCGACTCTGTGAGGTGCGCTTCGGCAATTTCGAAGAGACTGACTATCGGGCATTTCTCGACTTTATGGCTGAACATGGTGGACGCATAGCGGGAGCGCCCGAACTCGGCGTCGAAGGATATGTGGATGTACGGGAGCGAGTGACGTCCTTCCTAGCGGATGTGGCCGGAACCTTTTCCGGGAAGAAAATTGTTATTGTCTCACACGGTGACACGCTGCAGGAGATACACGGGGAACTATTGGGGACGCCAGTCGGGCCTTCGCAGGACGGCTGGTATCCGGCCAAGGGATCGTGTCTCTCGGTTTCCCGTAATGGGAAAGCGGAATATATCCCGCCCCTTTATTTCTACAGCGGGCACGACGAACTATCCAACTTCTTCCCTGCGTCGTTTTCTTGGCGTGACCGGGTGTGGCCGACCGCGGAGCATGCGTACCAAGCCGCGAAATATTTCGAAACAGACAAGGAACGGAGCGAAGCGATCCGGAATGCCTCCAGTCCTGATGCTGCAAAGGTGCTATCGAAAGCTGCGAGAGCGCGGCGTGATCCAGATTGGCCAGCGAAGAAGCTGGCTGTCATGGAGGAGATACTGCGCGCAAAACTCGAGCGATACCCCGGCATTCAGCGATTGTTGCTTTCTTGGGGAGAACGGGAACTGGTCGAGGACTCACCAGAGGATGGTTTCTGGGGCCGGGGACCAGATGGTCGAGGAGAGAATCATCTTGGCCGACTCTGGATGAAGCTTCGATCGGAACTCATAAATCCGGCTGTGTAG
- a CDS encoding carboxypeptidase regulatory-like domain-containing protein, translating to MSCYWKVLLIALTFVWPMYSRAACPTQETAILYINGVDSSRGGVERSRKELEKEVLAKTSDNSKDCLIFDDVYNTNEPLYLDFLEAGLQKAEEEGEAPETFWRLVFRLASSNAFPWFSPFVDDLYGKVAREATLYVLGDQTDEHLVKYREHLALGRRIVLVPHSQGSLYANEEWQMLSTSERSRVKTVAVATPSDRVASGGSYTTLFEDNFARYLFILALPANAANTEPCEDDYLCHGFRESYLRGTNSRTRIVNDILALLPVPVTGGTIEGVVDDGFGGVLPGWDVRLYRSVTTSAIAATVSDAQGRYRLAGITAGTYLIRATTNGDAYGFQQVTVTNDQTIIVNFPPPVPL from the coding sequence ATGTCATGCTATTGGAAAGTACTTCTCATCGCGCTGACGTTTGTCTGGCCGATGTATTCCCGGGCGGCCTGTCCAACCCAAGAGACCGCGATTCTCTACATCAATGGGGTGGATAGTTCCAGGGGAGGCGTCGAGAGATCAAGGAAGGAGTTGGAAAAAGAAGTCCTTGCGAAGACTTCGGACAATTCGAAGGATTGCCTCATCTTCGACGACGTCTACAACACCAACGAGCCGCTTTACCTTGATTTCCTCGAAGCCGGGCTGCAGAAGGCTGAGGAGGAGGGGGAGGCCCCAGAGACATTCTGGCGACTTGTCTTCCGTCTCGCGAGTAGCAATGCCTTCCCGTGGTTCAGTCCCTTTGTGGACGATCTCTACGGAAAGGTAGCGCGCGAAGCGACGCTCTATGTGCTGGGCGACCAGACGGATGAGCATCTCGTCAAGTATCGAGAGCATCTCGCACTCGGCCGGCGCATCGTTCTCGTCCCGCATTCGCAGGGCAGCCTCTACGCCAACGAAGAGTGGCAGATGCTCTCGACTAGCGAGCGGTCTCGAGTGAAGACGGTCGCGGTCGCGACGCCGAGCGATCGGGTAGCGAGTGGCGGATCGTACACGACGCTCTTCGAGGATAACTTCGCCCGATACCTCTTCATCCTGGCGTTGCCGGCGAATGCGGCCAACACGGAGCCCTGCGAAGACGACTACCTCTGTCACGGCTTCCGGGAGTCCTATCTCCGTGGGACGAACAGCCGGACGCGGATCGTCAACGATATTCTCGCGCTGCTCCCAGTGCCCGTGACTGGCGGCACGATCGAGGGCGTTGTGGACGACGGGTTCGGAGGCGTTCTCCCGGGCTGGGATGTGCGACTCTACCGTAGCGTCACGACATCGGCGATTGCTGCGACGGTGAGTGATGCGCAGGGCCGCTATCGACTGGCCGGTATCACAGCGGGAACGTATCTCATCCGAGCGACGACCAATGGGGATGCCTATGGCTTCCAGCAGGTGACGGTGACGAATGACCAGACAATAATCGTCAATTTCCCGCCGCCTGTCCCGTTGTAA
- a CDS encoding isoleucine--tRNA ligase, with product MPFKKVDAKVSFPKLEEEIVEYWEDNKIFEKSVKKDSPAGDFIFYEGPPTANGKPGLHHVLARSFKDIIHRYKTMKGYRVARKAGWDTHGLPVELQVEKALGLRSKQDIENIVPGDVRASVIEFNKRCKESVWEYRDLWEKMTKRMGYWVDMEHPYVTYENEYIESVWWQLAQIAELKNEAGESFVYKGHKVVPYCYRCGTALSSHEVAQGYKVVKDLSVTVEFELVGESAKTSVLAWTTTPWTLPGNVALAVNKDIDYVTVEKKDEGGSETVRFVVAKDRLKTIFGDDGYAVVGEYKGSELVGKAYKPLFDYYSKDETLKHRENGWKIYHADFVTTEMGTGIAHEAPAFGEDDMDLARAEKLPIIHHVKLDGMFESVVTDFASLLAKPKDEPQATDVELIKYLAHAGLLFSKEKYEHEYPFCWRCDTPLIYYAKPSWFIRMSELATALVANNEKIVWVPENIKEGRFGEWLRGVKDWAISRERYWGTPLPIWECEQCDARKILSSAQELSGLEDLHKPYIDDVTLVCACGGTMKRTPEVMDVWFDSGAMPLAQFDYPNAVTEDDKRNIESGKYFPADYICEAIDQTRGWFYTLHAIATLLNKSGKVPAGNAYKNVICLGHVLDGKGKKMSKSKGNVIDPFEMFDQFGADQLRWFFFAINQPGLPKRFDLKGMRDVQNRVFRMLWNSYSFFTMYATIDKWEPSEKSELSKNLLDRWILSELAVLVREVDQDLEKYDVYSPTQKIESFIDNLSNWYIRRSRKRFWKSEDDGDKEQAYQTLYTVLVTLAKLMAPFTPFIAEEIYRNLTDEESVHLAEYPVADDSLIDEKLAIEMEVARFIVSAGLQERAVQKIQVRQPLKYVSATDLPEFLQEIIKDELNVKEYKVYDNIQDKDFVGFHGLDVEITPELKLEGEAREIIRAIQEGRKKAGFNVEDRIALGFTGKDAVFADAELNELIAHEVLATSVTSGALADADYSETVDIEGESFTLLLKRN from the coding sequence ATGCCATTCAAAAAAGTTGATGCTAAAGTAAGTTTCCCGAAGCTCGAAGAGGAGATTGTCGAGTACTGGGAAGACAATAAGATTTTCGAGAAGTCGGTGAAGAAGGATTCACCGGCAGGGGACTTCATATTTTACGAGGGTCCGCCGACTGCCAACGGGAAGCCGGGATTGCACCATGTCCTAGCGCGCTCGTTCAAGGATATTATCCACCGTTACAAAACGATGAAAGGGTATCGTGTGGCGAGGAAAGCTGGCTGGGATACCCATGGGCTCCCGGTCGAACTTCAGGTTGAGAAAGCACTGGGACTCAGGAGCAAGCAGGACATCGAGAACATCGTGCCGGGTGATGTGCGGGCGAGCGTGATCGAATTCAACAAGCGGTGCAAAGAGTCAGTCTGGGAATATCGCGACCTCTGGGAAAAGATGACGAAGCGGATGGGGTACTGGGTGGATATGGAGCATCCGTATGTGACGTACGAGAACGAGTACATCGAGTCGGTGTGGTGGCAGCTCGCGCAGATCGCGGAGCTGAAAAATGAAGCGGGCGAATCGTTTGTTTACAAAGGACACAAGGTCGTTCCGTATTGCTATCGTTGCGGCACTGCGTTGTCGTCACACGAAGTGGCGCAAGGGTACAAAGTGGTCAAAGATCTTTCCGTGACGGTCGAATTTGAATTGGTTGGTGAATCAGCGAAGACCTCGGTGCTGGCGTGGACGACGACCCCGTGGACGCTCCCGGGCAACGTCGCCTTGGCGGTGAACAAGGATATCGATTACGTTACGGTCGAAAAGAAAGACGAAGGCGGCAGTGAGACGGTTCGCTTTGTCGTGGCCAAGGATCGTTTGAAAACTATTTTTGGCGATGATGGCTACGCTGTGGTGGGTGAATACAAAGGCTCTGAGCTCGTCGGTAAAGCGTATAAGCCGCTGTTTGATTACTATTCGAAGGATGAAACGCTCAAACATCGCGAGAACGGTTGGAAGATCTATCACGCCGATTTCGTGACGACTGAGATGGGTACGGGTATCGCTCACGAGGCGCCCGCCTTTGGCGAGGACGATATGGATCTGGCGCGAGCCGAAAAGCTCCCGATCATCCATCATGTGAAGTTGGACGGGATGTTCGAGAGCGTAGTGACCGACTTTGCCTCGCTCCTCGCGAAACCGAAGGACGAACCGCAAGCAACCGATGTCGAGTTGATCAAATATCTGGCGCATGCCGGACTCCTGTTTTCGAAAGAGAAATACGAGCATGAGTACCCATTCTGTTGGCGCTGCGATACACCGCTCATTTACTATGCTAAGCCGTCATGGTTCATTCGGATGAGCGAGCTCGCCACGGCTCTCGTCGCGAATAACGAAAAAATTGTCTGGGTACCGGAGAATATCAAGGAAGGGCGTTTCGGTGAATGGCTGCGTGGCGTGAAGGACTGGGCGATCTCTCGCGAGCGGTACTGGGGGACACCATTGCCCATCTGGGAATGTGAGCAATGCGATGCCCGGAAGATCCTTTCATCGGCCCAGGAATTGAGCGGATTGGAGGATCTGCATAAGCCCTACATCGATGATGTGACCCTTGTGTGTGCATGTGGCGGAACGATGAAGCGGACGCCTGAGGTGATGGATGTCTGGTTTGACTCCGGCGCGATGCCCTTGGCACAGTTCGACTATCCAAATGCGGTCACGGAAGATGACAAGCGAAACATCGAATCGGGGAAGTATTTCCCTGCGGACTATATCTGCGAAGCCATCGATCAGACGCGCGGCTGGTTCTATACGCTCCATGCTATCGCGACGCTCCTTAACAAGTCAGGAAAGGTGCCGGCGGGTAATGCGTATAAGAACGTCATTTGTCTCGGGCATGTCCTCGATGGTAAAGGGAAAAAGATGTCCAAGTCCAAGGGCAATGTGATCGACCCGTTTGAGATGTTCGATCAATTTGGCGCCGATCAGTTGCGCTGGTTTTTCTTCGCTATCAATCAGCCGGGACTGCCGAAACGATTCGACCTGAAGGGGATGCGCGATGTGCAGAATCGGGTTTTCCGCATGCTCTGGAATTCGTATTCGTTTTTCACCATGTACGCGACGATTGATAAATGGGAACCGAGTGAAAAGAGTGAACTGTCCAAGAATCTCCTCGATCGCTGGATTCTCTCAGAGCTCGCAGTTCTTGTCCGAGAAGTGGATCAAGATCTCGAGAAATACGATGTCTATTCGCCAACTCAAAAGATCGAAAGCTTTATCGACAATCTCTCCAATTGGTATATCCGCCGAAGTCGTAAGCGCTTCTGGAAGTCCGAGGATGACGGCGACAAGGAACAGGCGTATCAGACGCTCTATACTGTCCTCGTCACGCTCGCGAAACTGATGGCACCATTCACGCCATTCATCGCCGAGGAAATCTATCGCAATCTCACTGATGAAGAATCTGTCCATCTCGCTGAGTATCCGGTTGCGGATGATTCACTCATTGATGAGAAGTTGGCAATAGAGATGGAAGTGGCTCGATTCATAGTATCAGCAGGCCTTCAAGAGCGAGCAGTACAGAAAATACAGGTTAGGCAGCCTTTGAAGTATGTAAGTGCGACAGATTTACCAGAATTTCTGCAAGAAATAATCAAAGATGAATTGAATGTAAAGGAGTATAAAGTTTACGACAACATACAGGATAAAGACTTTGTTGGATTTCACGGACTCGATGTAGAAATCACCCCCGAACTGAAACTCGAGGGGGAGGCGCGGGAAATCATCCGGGCGATTCAGGAGGGGCGCAAGAAGGCGGGGTTCAATGTGGAGGATCGCATTGCCCTTGGCTTTACCGGCAAAGATGCTGTCTTTGCGGATGCAGAATTGAATGAGCTCATCGCCCATGAAGTCCTCGCGACATCCGTAACGTCGGGCGCACTTGCTGATGCTGATTACTCTGAGACAGTCGATATCGAAGGGGAATCGTTTACTCTCTTACTAAAACGAAATTAA
- a CDS encoding NUDIX hydrolase has product METKINNWEELSREVVFQKYGRGVEKRVFRLPDGKEADFFLSTGHSSIACLALTKDWQVILVREFRPGPAEVLIELPGGGVSPGENVESAIARELLEETGYRGNVTFITSVLPSAYATYRKNAAVVIDCEKVAEPKLEDNGEEVEALLMSLDEFRAHIRTGHMTDVEIAYLGLDYLGLL; this is encoded by the coding sequence ATGGAAACAAAAATCAATAACTGGGAGGAGTTATCCCGCGAGGTAGTCTTTCAGAAATATGGCCGAGGCGTAGAGAAGCGTGTGTTCCGATTACCAGACGGCAAGGAGGCCGATTTCTTTCTCTCAACGGGACATTCGAGTATCGCCTGTCTCGCATTGACCAAGGATTGGCAGGTTATCCTCGTTCGAGAATTCCGTCCGGGTCCGGCTGAAGTGTTAATTGAACTGCCAGGGGGTGGGGTGAGTCCGGGAGAAAATGTCGAATCCGCCATCGCTCGTGAACTTCTCGAGGAGACGGGGTATCGAGGGAACGTGACATTCATCACAAGCGTACTGCCGAGCGCCTATGCCACCTACAGGAAGAATGCCGCTGTTGTAATCGATTGTGAAAAAGTGGCCGAACCGAAACTTGAGGATAATGGCGAGGAAGTCGAGGCCTTGCTTATGTCTCTCGATGAATTTCGGGCGCATATCCGTACCGGCCATATGACGGATGTCGAGATTGCCTATCTCGGTCTTGATTACTTGGGATTGCTATAG
- a CDS encoding transglycosylase SLT domain-containing protein has protein sequence MPSYSSVIGRWLAGLVLAVLALIGVVSDASAQAVTPSVSSDEIEYHVRQGDTLSDIARRFCSDYRVIARDNRIANPNRIYAGRTVLKFKNGCSLNAPSVLEKQSVSLRELAGNSEASSGKQSFPTEAEPLPLIRLARKSTRFTSADLTLIERSQVASCQMAGNQQKRWATRISDIAACIRRLHGEHIREAATQYDLSEKLIIAVMIKESEGNPNAVSSSRCLGLMQLLPSTARGYGIDLAQIFDPRTNILVGARVLRDYGASANLDRGLAAYNLGPGAVNQRMKNENFNPSAFDYVVKVKNILRLL, from the coding sequence ATGCCATCTTACAGCTCTGTAATTGGGCGCTGGCTCGCGGGGCTTGTCCTCGCCGTTCTCGCACTCATCGGTGTCGTGTCAGACGCCTCGGCACAAGCTGTGACACCATCGGTTTCATCCGATGAAATCGAGTACCATGTCCGCCAGGGTGACACGCTCTCGGACATCGCTCGCCGTTTCTGTAGCGACTATCGGGTTATCGCCCGAGACAACCGCATCGCGAATCCGAATCGGATTTATGCAGGACGCACCGTCCTGAAGTTCAAAAATGGTTGTTCCCTCAACGCTCCCTCGGTTTTAGAGAAACAGTCTGTTTCCCTGAGGGAGCTTGCTGGTAACAGTGAGGCTTCTTCAGGAAAACAATCTTTTCCCACTGAAGCCGAACCGCTTCCCCTGATCCGACTCGCTCGGAAATCCACTCGGTTCACGTCTGCTGACCTCACGCTGATCGAGCGTTCCCAGGTTGCCAGTTGCCAGATGGCCGGCAATCAGCAGAAACGCTGGGCTACCCGCATTTCGGATATCGCTGCCTGTATTCGGAGGCTCCATGGCGAGCATATCCGTGAGGCCGCGACACAGTATGACTTGTCCGAAAAGCTGATCATCGCCGTGATGATCAAGGAGTCCGAAGGTAATCCCAATGCGGTGTCCTCATCGCGCTGCCTCGGACTGATGCAGCTCTTGCCGTCGACGGCTCGTGGCTATGGTATCGACCTAGCCCAGATCTTCGATCCCCGCACCAATATTTTGGTCGGCGCGCGCGTACTCCGTGACTACGGAGCCAGTGCGAATCTCGATCGAGGTCTCGCAGCGTACAATCTTGGGCCCGGTGCCGTGAACCAGAGGATGAAGAATGAAAACTTCAATCCCTCCGCCTTCGACTATGTAGTCAAGGTAAAGAATATCCTTCGTCTCCTCTAA
- the recO gene encoding DNA repair protein RecO, whose amino-acid sequence MEYRFTSIMLRKREVAETDRFYTFFTREQGKVTAIAKGVRKAEAKLASSLETATLAEIMVARTRGVGKITGAVLEQSYPALHRSFELLRETVQFFAAVDHLVEPEEKDETLFALLRTYLETGERIATEGKDMHQGRLLTEAAFFRLFVLLGYQFELSRCSISHERLKQGGRFFLSFETGGVVSESHVREVKDAQPISESAIKALRLMTAQSLEHIPRIILDDRTRDELTRLRTSYQRWIRD is encoded by the coding sequence ATGGAATATCGATTCACGAGTATCATGCTCCGGAAGCGCGAAGTGGCGGAGACCGACCGTTTCTATACATTCTTCACGCGCGAGCAGGGCAAGGTGACCGCGATCGCTAAGGGGGTGCGCAAAGCCGAAGCGAAACTCGCAAGTTCGCTCGAGACAGCAACGCTCGCCGAGATCATGGTGGCCCGGACACGCGGTGTGGGCAAGATCACGGGTGCGGTCCTGGAACAATCCTATCCGGCGCTGCATCGTTCCTTTGAGCTCTTGCGTGAGACGGTCCAGTTCTTCGCCGCGGTTGATCACTTGGTCGAGCCAGAGGAGAAAGACGAGACGCTCTTCGCCCTCCTCCGGACCTATCTCGAGACCGGCGAGCGTATTGCGACCGAAGGGAAAGATATGCACCAGGGACGGCTGCTCACTGAGGCGGCTTTCTTCCGACTTTTTGTCTTGCTCGGCTACCAATTTGAATTGAGCCGTTGCAGTATCTCGCATGAACGGCTGAAGCAAGGCGGGCGGTTCTTCCTGAGCTTCGAAACCGGCGGTGTCGTGTCAGAGTCGCATGTCCGTGAGGTGAAAGACGCCCAACCGATATCGGAGAGTGCGATCAAGGCGCTCCGGCTCATGACCGCGCAGTCGCTCGAACATATCCCGAGAATCATCCTCGATGACCGGACCAGAGATGAACTCACTCGACTCAGAACCAGTTATCAGCGCTGGATCAGGGATTGA
- the tgt gene encoding tRNA guanosine(34) transglycosylase Tgt yields MDTAVKRKHILVTRNGAVQTPVFMPIATRGTVKHLTTDDLHMLGAEIVLGNTYHLWLRPGDDLIARAGDLHQFMCWGRSILTDSGGFQVFSLGARAGERFGKSGVKLSEEGVEFQDPTNGNTYFLSPEKSIDIQLNLGSDIIMVLDECPPYPCTREYALASLERTTRWAARAKAHFEKRIVELDLTENRPLLFGIVQGSTYPKLREQSVRELTAIGFDGYAIGGVAVGEPRESLSDILAATLPHLPANKPRYLMGLGRPEEIVMAVRAGVDMFDCVIPTREGRHGRLFYRTGKTLDTIGSFYQTENLTSEAFREDFSPIDADSPIPLLREYSKSYLRHQFAAAEPLAGRLATLHNLAFYLGLMRELREE; encoded by the coding sequence ATGGATACAGCGGTAAAGAGAAAGCACATACTCGTCACGAGAAACGGCGCCGTCCAGACGCCGGTTTTCATGCCGATCGCGACCCGTGGCACAGTGAAGCATCTTACGACAGACGACCTTCACATGCTCGGGGCGGAGATCGTCCTCGGCAATACCTATCACCTATGGCTACGGCCAGGTGATGATCTAATCGCGCGCGCGGGTGATCTCCATCAATTCATGTGCTGGGGCAGGTCGATTCTCACAGACTCGGGCGGTTTCCAGGTGTTTTCCTTGGGGGCGCGGGCTGGTGAGCGCTTTGGGAAAAGCGGTGTGAAACTTTCGGAGGAGGGGGTGGAGTTTCAGGATCCGACGAATGGCAACACCTATTTCCTTTCGCCAGAAAAGTCGATCGATATCCAGCTCAATCTCGGCTCAGATATCATCATGGTCCTCGACGAGTGTCCGCCGTATCCGTGCACACGCGAGTATGCGCTCGCTTCGCTTGAGCGGACGACGCGTTGGGCGGCGCGAGCTAAGGCACATTTCGAAAAGCGCATTGTCGAACTCGACCTCACAGAAAACCGGCCGCTTCTTTTTGGTATCGTCCAGGGTTCCACGTATCCGAAACTCCGCGAACAATCGGTACGTGAACTGACAGCGATCGGATTTGATGGCTATGCGATCGGCGGAGTCGCAGTTGGTGAACCGCGTGAGAGCCTATCAGATATCCTAGCAGCAACTCTTCCACATCTTCCAGCGAACAAACCGCGCTACCTCATGGGACTTGGCCGCCCGGAGGAAATCGTCATGGCGGTCAGGGCCGGGGTCGATATGTTTGACTGCGTCATCCCGACACGTGAGGGACGGCACGGGCGACTTTTTTACCGGACGGGGAAGACCCTGGATACCATCGGTAGTTTTTATCAGACGGAGAATCTGACGAGCGAAGCCTTTCGCGAAGATTTCTCACCGATCGATGCCGACAGTCCGATCCCGCTCCTCCGGGAATATTCCAAAAGCTATCTCCGTCATCAGTTTGCGGCGGCCGAACCGCTCGCCGGCCGCCTCGCGACCCTGCACAATCTCGCCTTCTATCTCGGGCTCATGCGAGAGCTTCGCGAAGAGTAG
- a CDS encoding glycine--tRNA ligase: MTEKQDGLMDKIISLAKRRGFVFPSSEIYGGFAAVYDFGPYGVELAKNIREAWWKAMVRDHDNIVGLDSAIFMHPKVWEASGHVGGFSDPLAECKECHTRVRVDHLLEAVDVFADEKMTEAEINALFTENKEKVKCPKCGKSNFTEAKSFNLLVKSNLGNFTESWTKEPARDASQSDAGGPTYLRGETCQGIYVNFKNVLDSSRVKVPFGIAQIGKAFRNEITARQFIFRKREFEQMEMQYFIRPEEAATVYEEWRAKRFQYYIDLGIKPENLRWHQHENLVFYAKAAWDIEYNFPFGFKELEGVHNRSDYDLTQHSKFSGVDLSYRDPVTNEKYIPWIVETSVGLERTFLAVLTDAYSEEKITEDDTRIVLKLPKQLAPVQVAVFPLMKNKPELVNKAREVYQKLKKDFRSEFDDNGNVGKRYRRQDEIGTPYCVTVDFDTLGENPDLAGTVTVRDRDSMQQERVKIEELKTYLSRD; encoded by the coding sequence ATGACGGAAAAACAAGACGGTCTGATGGACAAGATCATCTCGCTCGCCAAGCGACGCGGCTTCGTGTTTCCGTCGTCGGAAATCTACGGCGGTTTTGCAGCGGTGTATGACTTCGGCCCGTATGGTGTCGAACTGGCCAAAAACATCCGCGAGGCCTGGTGGAAAGCGATGGTCCGCGATCACGACAATATCGTGGGGCTCGACAGTGCCATCTTCATGCATCCGAAAGTCTGGGAGGCATCGGGGCATGTCGGCGGATTTAGCGATCCACTTGCGGAATGCAAAGAGTGTCACACACGTGTTCGAGTTGATCATCTCCTTGAAGCGGTCGATGTCTTTGCTGATGAAAAGATGACCGAAGCGGAGATCAATGCGCTTTTCACAGAAAACAAGGAAAAAGTGAAATGCCCGAAATGTGGCAAGAGTAATTTCACCGAGGCGAAGAGCTTCAATCTCCTCGTCAAATCAAACTTAGGAAACTTTACTGAGAGCTGGACCAAAGAGCCTGCCCGAGACGCTTCGCAGAGCGATGCGGGCGGGCCGACCTACCTCCGGGGTGAGACGTGTCAGGGGATCTATGTGAATTTCAAGAACGTCCTCGATTCGTCGCGGGTGAAGGTGCCATTCGGTATCGCACAGATTGGCAAAGCCTTTCGCAATGAGATCACCGCCCGCCAGTTCATCTTCCGCAAGCGCGAATTTGAACAGATGGAAATGCAGTACTTCATCCGGCCGGAAGAGGCGGCGACGGTGTATGAAGAGTGGCGCGCCAAGCGTTTCCAGTACTATATCGATCTCGGCATCAAACCAGAGAACCTCCGTTGGCACCAGCATGAGAATCTGGTCTTCTATGCCAAGGCGGCTTGGGATATCGAGTACAATTTCCCCTTTGGCTTCAAGGAGCTTGAAGGTGTGCATAATCGGAGCGATTATGATCTGACCCAGCACTCGAAATTCTCGGGTGTCGATCTCTCATATCGCGACCCGGTGACGAATGAAAAATACATCCCATGGATCGTGGAGACGTCCGTCGGCCTCGAGCGCACCTTTCTGGCCGTCTTGACCGACGCTTATTCTGAAGAGAAGATCACTGAAGACGATACACGCATTGTGCTGAAACTCCCGAAACAGCTTGCCCCGGTACAAGTGGCGGTCTTCCCACTCATGAAGAATAAGCCGGAACTAGTGAACAAGGCACGCGAAGTGTATCAGAAGCTCAAAAAAGATTTCCGCTCGGAGTTCGATGACAATGGCAATGTCGGCAAGCGCTATCGCCGCCAGGACGAGATCGGCACGCCGTACTGCGTCACGGTCGACTTCGACACCCTCGGCGAGAATCCGGACCTGGCTGGCACCGTCACCGTCCGTGATCGCGACAGCATGCAGCAGGAGCGGGTGAAGATAGAAGAGCTCAAGACATATCTATCAAGGGATTAA